In a genomic window of Branchiostoma floridae strain S238N-H82 chromosome 19, Bfl_VNyyK, whole genome shotgun sequence:
- the LOC118406740 gene encoding glutamine-dependent NAD(+) synthetase-like, whose translation MGRKVTLATCSLNQWAMDFEGNSKRILKSIEIAKEKKAAYRLGSELEICGYGCYDHFYEGDTLLHSYEVLAMLLQSPVTQDIICDVGMPIMHKNVLYNCRVIFLNKKILLIRPKMHLCNDGNYREERWFTRWMKLRQVEEYFLPRMISSITGQKTVPFGDAVISTRDTCIGSETCEELWAPSSSHIAQSLDGVEIFTNASGSHFSLRKAYVRVDLVKSATAKCGGIYLFANQKGCDGDRLYYDGCAMIAINGSFVVQGSQFSLDEVEVLTATLDLEDVRSYRGNFASRARAAAQSEPYPRVRTDFSLSKDDDIFLPSYEPVEWRYHSPEEEISLGPACWLWDYLRRSGQGGFFLPLSGGIDSSSTACIVASMCHLVCQAVTNGDAQVLTDVRRVVGNPDYVPQDPQELAGRIFVTCYMASENSSEVTRNRARLLAEQIGSCHHSIQIDTAVSAVIGIFTAVTAVVPKFKVHGGSPRENLALQNVQARLRMVLAYLFAQLSLWAQGRPGGLLVLGSSNVDESLRGYMTKYDCSSADINPIGGISKTDLRAFIRFCVDKFGFTALEEIYGAPPTAELEPLAEGQIAQTDEEDMGMTYEELSIYGRLRKMMKCGPYSMFCKLIHTWKNTCSPAQVAAKVKHFFRSYSINRHKMTTLTPSFHAENYSPDDNRFDLRQFLYNVAWTWQFRAIDKQVETLEKTKPTSNTGEPASSSQD comes from the exons ATGGGGAGAAAAGTGACTTTAGCGACATGTTCCCTCAACCAGTGGGCCATGGACTTCGAGGGAAACTCAAAGAGGATACTTAAAA GTATTGAAATTGCTAAGGAGAAGAAAGCAGCCTACAGATTAGGTTCAGAGTTGGAGATATG TGGTTATGGCTGTTACGACCATTTCTACGAGGGTGACACCCTCCTGCACAGTTATGAGGTGTTGGCCATGCTGCTACAGTCTCCTGTTACTCAGGACATCATCTGTGATGTAGGCAT GCCCATCATGCATAAGAATGTGCTCTACAACTGCAGAGTCATCTTCTTGAACAA GAAGATTCTCCTCATTCGTCCCAAGATGCATCTGTGTAACGATGGAAACTACAGGGAAGAAAGGTGGTTCACTCGGTGGATGAAGCTAAG ACAGGTGGAGGAATATTTCCTACCCAGGATGATCAGTTCCATAACAGGACAG AAAACCGTTCCATTCGGAGATGCAGTAATTTCCACCCGGGATACCTGTATTGGTAGTGAGACTTGTGAGGAACTATGGGCACCAAGCAG ttCCCATATTGCACAGAGTCTGGATGGAGTAGAAATCTTCACCAACGCCAGCGGGAGTCACTTCAGTCTGAGGAAGGCTTATGTACGAGTAGACCTGGTCAAGTCCGCAACTGCCAAG TGTGGAGGGATCTACTTGTTTGCGAACCAGAAAGGCTGTGACGGAGACCGCCTGTACTACGACGGCTGCGCAATGATTGCTATCAATGGCAGCTTTGTTGTGCAAGGCTCGCAGTTCTCGCTGGATGAGGTAGAGGTCCTCACTGCTACACTAGACCTGGAGGATGTCAGGAGTTACAGAGGGAACTTTGCCTCAAGAGCACGGGCT GCCGCCCAATCGGAGCCCTACCCCAGGGTCAGGACAGATTTCTCCTTGTCTAAAGACGATGACATCTTCCTGCCATCGTACGAGCCCGTGGAATGGCGGTACCACAGTCCAGAGGAGGAGATATCGCTAGGCCCTGCCTGCTGGCTCTGGGACTACCTCAGGAGAAGTGGGCAG gGAGGTTTCTTCCTGCCGCTGAGTGGAGGTATTGACAGTTCCTCCACAGCCTGTATCGTGGCATCAATGTGTCACCTGGTCTGTCAGGCTGTTACCAATGGAG ATGCCCAGGTCCTGACAGATGTGAGGAGGGTAGTCGGAAATCCTGACTACGTCCCACAGGATCCCCAGGAACTTGCAGGAAGAATCTTCGTTACCTGTTATATGGCCAGTGAAAACTCTTCAGAGGTCACCAGAAACAGGGCGCGGCTGTTGGCGGAGCAAATCGGCAG ctGTCACCACTCTATCCAGATCGACACAGCTGTCAGTGCGGTGATCGGCATATTCACAGCAGTCACCGCTGTTGTACCGAAGTTCAAAGTTCACGGCGGCAGTCCTAGAGAGAACCTAGCTCTACAGAATGTACAG gCCCGTTTACGAATGGTGCTGGCGTACCTGTTTGCCCAGTTGTCCCTGTGGGCACAAGGTCGACCAGGGGGCCTACTGGTACTGGGTTCCTCTAATGTGGATGAGAG TCTCCGAGGCTACATGACGAAGTATGACTGCTCCAGCGCTGACATTAACCCCATAGGTGGGATCAGTAAGACTGACCTGAGGGCCTTCATACGCTTCTGTGTGGACAAGTTTGGCTTCACTGCGCTCGAGGA AATATACGGCGCTCCACCAACAGCTGAACTCGAGCCTCTTGCTGAAGGCCAGATTGCCCAAACTGATGAG GAGGACATGGGGATGACGTATGAAGAACTGTCCATATATGGTCGCCTGAGGAAGATGATGAAGTGTGGACCTTACAGCATGTTCTGTAAACTCATCCACACATGGAAGAACACATGTAGCCCTGCACAG GTTGCAGCCAAAGTGAAACATTTCTTTAGGTCCTACTCGATCAATCGTCACAAGATGACAACCCTGACTCCGTCGTTCCACGCAGAAAACTACAGCCCCGACGACAATCGCTTTGACCTGCGGCAGTTCTTGTACAATGTGGCGTGGACATGGCAGTTCAGGGCGATAGACAAACAG gTTGAGACACTGGAGAAAACCAAGCCTACCTCCAACACAGGGGAACCTGCCTCATCATCTCAGGATTGA